A region of Streptomyces cinnamoneus DNA encodes the following proteins:
- a CDS encoding MarR family winged helix-turn-helix transcriptional regulator: MADTPGPAEPSLDEQIAAYQREFQDLDPQVERVVSALSRLNRRMNVAYGRQTAELGISNAEWEVLKALVLAGEPYSLGPGDLAKRLGLTPAAMTHRIDRMVGEGLVTRERDESNRVRVIVGITEEGRAKWLDGLRMATVFEEELLQDLSNDERGRLGEMLTRLLRRVEEAQPDAGGRLSDLD; encoded by the coding sequence ATGGCTGACACCCCCGGCCCGGCCGAGCCGAGCCTCGACGAGCAGATCGCCGCCTACCAGCGCGAGTTCCAGGACCTGGACCCCCAGGTGGAGCGCGTGGTCTCGGCACTCAGCCGCCTCAACCGGCGGATGAACGTCGCGTACGGACGCCAGACCGCCGAGCTGGGCATCAGCAACGCCGAGTGGGAGGTCCTCAAGGCCCTCGTCCTCGCCGGCGAGCCCTACTCCCTCGGGCCCGGCGACCTCGCCAAGCGGCTCGGCCTCACCCCCGCGGCCATGACCCACCGCATCGACCGCATGGTCGGGGAGGGCCTGGTCACGCGCGAGCGCGACGAGAGCAACCGCGTGCGCGTCATCGTCGGCATCACGGAAGAGGGCCGGGCGAAGTGGCTGGACGGCCTGCGCATGGCCACTGTCTTCGAGGAGGAGCTGCTCCAGGACCTCTCGAACGACGAGCGCGGCCGGCTCGGCGAGATGCTGACCCGCCTGCTCCGCCGCGTCGAGGAGGCCCAGCCGGACGCCGGCGGCCGCCTCAGCGACCTCGACTGA